Part of the Anguilla rostrata isolate EN2019 chromosome 10, ASM1855537v3, whole genome shotgun sequence genome, GGGAAAAACTTCTAGGGGGCTTGGCGCACTCCCTCCACTGTCTGATCGAGGAGGTCTGAGTCTCGGAGAGGAAGTTGGGACCATATGAATTGTTACTTCATATTTGTGCAAGAATTGTGGATACTTTCCTTTTTCTCATCTCTGGAAATGTGGGACATTTTTACACCCGATTAGCTAATCAATTAGTTTCTCGTACTTATTTGGACTTTGAGCTTTTAGGGCTGAGAGGACATACACATCTGTACATACAGGGAGTTAGGTTGCTAGCTACTGTACTTGGCTAGCCAGTTGGCTACCTAATTCACCAGTAAGCACCTTTTTGCCAggtattgcatttatttttcctccacGACTACCTGTTCGATTTCTTTTTGAGTCAGCGATGGGTGAAAACAAGCCTCAGCAAGTCATTTTTTGCAACGATTCTCCCAAACGAGTTCTGGTGTCCGTTATCAAGACAACCCCTATCAAACCCAGGGTGGCGGAGTCCGTGATGCCGACCAGTCCCGGTTTTAGCGACTTCATGGTCTATCCGTGGAGATGGGGCGAGAACGCCCACAATGTCACCCTTAGTCCCGGACCGGTGAACGGAGCCGCTTCCCCGACCGGCAGCAACACCGGCAGGGAGGGAGACCTTTCTTCAATCCCCGATCACATGAAGGTGGGAGCTCAATCGTCGCTGTGATAGATAATTCTGCAATAGTCCGCAAAGTAGCTTGGTGATTGGTGTAGTCGTTTTACAGTTTACTACAGGTCGACTGCATATTGGGTTACGGTATTGAATATTGGGGTAACTAGCTATTGAGCCTACGTCACAATATCAAATCAATGCCTACTCGCTCgccttgctagctagctggcttcTGAATTTTATACAGCGTGCTAGATCACGCCATTGGCTAGATGCTGCTGCCGATTGGTAATGGGAAAACAACTAtttgtgtaaatggtaaattacATACGTTTGCAAATGATTTCCCATTCATACATCCTATTTAGAGCTAATGTTAGTCGTGTTATAGTTGCTTAGCGGTGTCCTGAGCGGTGACTAGCCGAATCATCATTGGAACAATCATATCCTAAAACTtattatttcctttctttttcatcCATCAATATTTACGTTATGTTGACTAAAAGTTGATTAGATTTCATGTTTTTGGCCGCTACCGGACATGCTCGTATTTAAGTGGTTGTTGCCCTGAACGTTACTTTCTGGGTTTATGTTTCAAACCGTAGTACTTTTTAAATATCTACATGGGTTCACATGTATCAGCCGTGTATACTGGTGGCAATGCAACGGTCTTTTAATGTGCTGATTAATGgtagcaagagagagagaaaatgcccGCGCTCTTGGTGAGACATGATGGATTTTAAACCTCCACTTCCTACTGTAGCAGCAGCTGGTTATTCGAGTGACGTCAGCCGTGCGCGCCAAAAAGTATCTTTTTTCATTCTAGAAGAAACATCTGCTTTCTGACGGGTCACGCGGCATGGGATCGTGCGATCCAATCCCGAGCAAAAAGAAACGTGACCAAATCACGTTTAGAGCAAAACGCCAGTTAGTGCTTAACCAGTGTGCTTAAGTTTAGTTTTCTATTGGCCGTCCCAACTATAATTGGGAAAGGTTGGAACGTCTGGGACTTACTGGCTACATTGAATTGCAGACATTGAAGTTTCCGTTTGTGACGTTATACATTACTGTGATTGCGGGGAAAAGCGCTTTTTGAGACATGTTTTTATAGGATGCATAGAGGAGTTGGCAAAATGATTCAGGATTTTGAGTTTATTGTTGCTGTCCCTCCAAGGATAATGTTTTCGCACACAAGTTTACTTAATATTTGATGGTCAGCATGAGTTGTGGTTTAAAAGTAATTGGGTAATTGCAGGTACTTATGATTACAATACTGAAATGAATAGCTTTTATTTATATGGGCGTTTCTGGGTGTTTGTGGTACGGGGTGTGTCTGATTCAGGGCGTGTCTGTACTACAGGCAGGTctgtgctgggggtgtgtctgtactgcaggtgGGTCTGTGCTGAgtttgtgtctgtactgcatgtGTCTGATTCAGGGCATGTctgtgctgggggtgtgtctgtactgcaggtgGGTCTGTGCTGGGGGTGCGTCTGATTCAGGGCGTGTCTGTACTACAGGCAGGTCTGTGCTGGGGgcgtgtctgtactgcaggtgggtctgtgctgcatgtgtcTGATTCAgggcgtgtctgtgctgagggtgtgtctgtactgcaggcgGGTCTGTGCTAGgggtgtctgtactgcaggcgGGTCTGTGCTAGGGGTGTCTGTACCACAGGCAGGTCTGCTGagggtgtgtctgtactgcaggcaGGTCTGTGCTGagggtgtgtctgtactgcaggcgGGTCTGTGCTGAGTTTGTGTCTTTTTCAGGATGGCATGCGCCGCGGCCGCCCGCGGGCAGACACCGTCCGCGCCCTGATCAACGAGGGCGAGAACTCGTCCAGCCGAATCCGCTGCAACATCTGCAACCGCGTTTTCCCCCGAGAGAAATCTCTGCAGGCCCACAAACGCACCCACACAGGTAATCACACGCCCCCACTCGCACACGTACAGGTAACCTACCTGCTCGCATAAAGGTactatcactcactcacacatacaggtaaCCTCACCTGCTAGCACAAAGGTactatcactcactcacacgtacaGGTAACCTCACCTACAAGCACAAAGGTactatcactcactcacacatacgggTAACCTCACTCACTCGATCGCTCGtacaggtgagctcacctgcagcacagcggTGACTGAGCCCCTCTGGTTTCGCAGGTGAGAGGCCTTATCTCTGTGACTACCCGGACTGCGGAAAGGCCTTTGTGCAGAGCGGGCAGCTGAAGACCCACCAGCGCCTGCACACTGGAGAGAAGCCCTTCGTCTGCTCAGAGAAAGGTACCAGAAGAGGACCGGGGTCGTCAGACACGCCCAGAGCTCCTTGGTGGGCTTCTTTCTGTGGTTATCATCCCTGGCATCGTCTGATTGGTTGGTGTTTCTCGCTCTCCCCTTACCGATAGGTTGCGGCAGCCGGTTCACCCACGCCAATCGGCACTGCGCCAAGCACCCATACGCCCGTCTGAAGAGGGAGGAGCCTGAGGAGGGGCCGGGAAAGTCCCAGGCTGCCGACAACAAGGCCGTGGCGGAGTGGCTGGCCAAGTAGGTCCCATGCAgagcagaggttgcaggttccagTCCCAAGTGGGGCATTGCCTCTGTAACTTTTAGCAAGATTCTAAATTCTAAAGATCCTAAATGGATTTGCTACAGCTGTACAAATAGACTGCATGTCTGAATGCTACGCTGGGTGAGTCACTGTAGATGAGGGCGCCTGCtatgcaaaaattaaaaaagatgctgttttaatatttaGAGCATGGCAAGTATTAATCTGCGGTGTCTTGTTTTCGCACTGGTTGTTTTTGACCAGATGATGTTTCCGATGGGTGAAAACCGTTCAGTTAGGGATTGAAAC contains:
- the znf367 gene encoding zinc finger protein 367, yielding MGENKPQQVIFCNDSPKRVLVSVIKTTPIKPRVAESVMPTSPGFSDFMVYPWRWGENAHNVTLSPGPVNGAASPTGSNTGREGDLSSIPDHMKDGMRRGRPRADTVRALINEGENSSSRIRCNICNRVFPREKSLQAHKRTHTGERPYLCDYPDCGKAFVQSGQLKTHQRLHTGEKPFVCSEKGCGSRFTHANRHCAKHPYARLKREEPEEGPGKSQAADNKAVAEWLAKYWQTREQRCTPPKGKSPGKGGAEDQEQQDPLEFCQSDEEEGEEPEEEKSGGGSARRRLQEQRERLHGALALIELANNLS